The sequence GCACGCTCGGCATGAGTTCTTCAGCCGGCACAACCCGGTCAAACAGCCCCCAAGACAGCGCCTCTTGATCGGTGACCTTCTGGCCACCCATCAAGATCATCTTGGCCCTGGAGGGCCCGACAAGTCGGGTCAGACGGCCGGGATCGGATGGTTGCGGCAAGAAACCCAGCTTCATCACTGGATAGAAGGCCTTGGCCCCTTTTGCCGCGATGCGCAGATCACAAGCCAGAACCATCCCCATGGCCCCACCCGCGACAGTGCCATTGAGCGCCGTAATCGACAGCCCCGGAAAGCCGGCAATGGCCGAGGACAAACGCTCCCATACCGCTGATGTGGCAAGGCCCGCGCGCGCGGCCTCAAGGTCGGCCCCTGCCGAGAACACCTTGCCCTCGCCAGTCAGAACGAACACACGCGCATCCTCATGCGCAGCCTCGGCGATACGGGCCAGTTCCACCAACATTTCCTCGGTCAGCGAATTGGCCTTGTCCGGGCGGTTGATCGTCACGATCCAAAGCCCGTTATCTTTTTCCAAATTGATCATGTAAGTCCTACCTTTTTGCGAATGCCCTCATCCCGAAGGCTGATTTCCTCGCCCAGATAATCATCAGCATCCGGGCCACACATCCACAATAGCGCCTTGGCCGGCCATTCGGGCGGGATGTGGTCGGACCAATCCAATTGGCTGACCGGGTTGATACCGCTCTGCTTGATCTGGTGTTGCATGTCGGTGGCGACGGTCCCGGGCGACAGGCCCATGACGCGCAGGCCCTGACCGGCCGCCTCCTTGTGCGCGCACATCGTCAGCATGGCGGCGCCCGCCTTCGATGCGCAGTAATGGCTCCAGCCCTCAAGCGGGTTATGCGCCGCGCCGGAACTGATCGTGATGATCGTCCCGTGCCCGGCCTCTTGCATGACGGGCATGGCCGCGCGCATCCCGTTGTAAACGCCCTTGAGGTTGATATCGATGGCATGGCCCCAGCCCTCGGGATCGGATGTAGCCAGCGGGGCAATCGGTTCGATGACACCGGCGTTGCCAATCAGAACATCAAGCCCGGCAAACGCCTTGAGGCACGCCTCCACAGCCGCCTGCATCTCCCAAAACCGGCTGACATCACAAGGGATCGCAATTGCATGCTGGCCGATCTCGCCTGCCAGATGGGCAATCGCGTCTCCATTGCGCGCCACAAGTGCCACATTTGCCCCGGCCTCAGCAAAAACGCGGGCCGTGGCCGCACCGATGCCTTTGCTTGCGCCCGTGATAAGAACCGTCTTTCCAGTGAGTTTCATGAATCCACCTCTGGCTTGCTGCTGGCCAAGTGGTACCTGCACGCGCCGCTGGGGTCCAGTCAGATCGCCTCTTGACCCTGTCCCGCGTAAAGCCGAAGCTGACGCCGATATATTGTTGGACAAGAGGCCACCATGAAAGCTTTGATCAACTCGACCGCGTCCGCGGCAACAATGGCATTTTTCACAACGGGATCCGTAGCTTATGCCGATGTCACGGCGTCTGACGTATGGTCGGACTGGTCCAGCTACATGGCCGGGTTCGGCTATCAAATGTCGGGCGACGAAACGCAATCAGGCGATATTCTGACGATTGAAAACCTGAAGATGACGATGGAGGTGCCCGACGGTGACGACAATGCAGTCGTTGTCGTTTCTCAATTGGGGCAGTTACAATTCCAGGAAAACGGGGACGGTACCGTCTCGGTCCTGCTTCCCGACGTCATGCCAATCACCGTTTCGGTCGAAGGCAACGAAGATATCCAAAGCACCGTGGCCATGGAATACCGGACCTCGGGGCTAGACTTCATCGTGTCAGGAAACCCTGGTGCGATGACGTATGACTACACGGCCGACCAAATGACAATCGCGCTTGTCGATATCGAGACCGCCCCCAATGATGTAGACTTTGGCACGGCGGAGATGACCATCAACGACATCGCGGGGACGGCTGATGTTACGGTCAACGACGCTCTGCGCGAGACTCAAGGCAACATGACCAGTGGGCCTGCGACCTACACGCTGGACATGACCGACAGCAAATCGGGTGAGCGGGTGCAGGCCTCTGGCGAGTTCAACGATTTCGCCTACAGCGGGACTGCCATGACCCCGGTGGTGCGCTCGGCCATGGATATGGCGGCCCTGCTTGAAGCAGGGCTCGACATGTCTGGCCGGTTTGAGCATGGCGGCGGGTCCTCGACCTTTACGGTTCAGGATGGCGACGACACCATGAGCGGAAGCAGCCGCACCGACAGTGGCGACCTTGAGTTCGCGATGAGCCAAGAACAGATCCGATATGGCGGAACGGCCAATGGAATGGCAATGTCCTTCAGCGGTGCCGAAGTCCCTTTTCCCATTGAAATCGCTATGGAAAAATCCGCCTTCGGCCTGACCATGCCGATCAGCGAAAGCGAGGACCCGCAAGACTTTGCCCTGTCCATCACCTTGGGCGATTTCACCATGTCCGACATGATCTGGGCGATGTTTGACCCTGCGGGCGCCCTGCCGCGCGATCCGGCCACGGTGGCGATCGACCTTGCGGGCAAGGCCAAGATGTTCGTCAACATGATGGACCCCGAACAAATGGCCGAGATGGAAACCGGCGATGAGATGTTCGGCGAACTGAACGCGCTGACGATCAATGATATCACGGTCCGCCTGGCGGGTGCTGAACTGACCGGGGTGGGTGACTTTACCTTCGATAACAGCGACTTGGTAAGCTTTGGCGGCATGCCCGCGCCCGAGGGCGAAGCAGACTTGAAACTGGTGGGCGGCAATGGCCTTCTGGACAAGCTGGTGGAAATGGGCCTTGTCCCCGAAGATCAGGCCATGGGCGCGCGGATGATGATGGGCCTCTTTGCCGTCCCCAGCGAGGAAGAGGATGACACCCTGACCTCGAAGATCGTGGTCAATGAAGAAGGTCATGTTCTGGCCAATGGTCAGCGGCTCAAGTAACACTTTCGCGGCGCGGTCCCGGAGACCGCGCCGCGAATCGCCTCTAACCCATTGGTTAACAACGAATTCCCGTTTCTGTATCACCTCGGCATAACGTCGGTATCGCGTCGGTATTCTTTCCCGCAAACCGGCAATTTAACAGAGCGTACGGTGAGTTTCGTACAAAACGTACGTGAGTTTCGTACGCTCCGGCGCACCAAGCAGCACGGCACAGGCCGACACAAGCCACTCCGAACAACGAACCCCCGAAATGGCTTATGCCCCCATGGGTCCAAGGACTGTCTGCACCCCCCTCTTACAGTGCAGAGACGCCGATGACATAGGGATGCGCCCAGAGAAGCGTGGCGAAGAGCCCCAAAGCAAATGCCAGCCGCCCGATAAACCCCGTCCAAGAGGCCGGGGCTTGCAGGAGCGGGGCCGCCCGGCGCTGTGCCTCAAGAGCCTGCCACTGCTCTGCCCCCATCTCCCGGCGTTTGCGCCGGTCGATCAAGGCATGGCCCGCGACCGCGAAACTGCCCAGAACGCCGAACAGCAGGACATGCGCCAAATCGCCGTTCGGCAACAGGTGCACCCCCGCCCAGATCGCCAAGGCAAGCAGGATCGGATGACGTGTAAAGCGAGTGACTCCGGGCCGTTCGGGATCGTAGCGGTCGTTATGGGCCCCGCCGAATGAGAAGGGATTGGGCCGTGCAATACTCAGCGCGAGGATCAGACATACCGTTAGCATACCCAGGTGCGCCGAGTGGCGCTGCCACAGCATGTGCGGCCAGAGTTCCACGTAGGGGGCCTGCCCTGCGGCCCAGATCAACAGCACCAACATCGCCGTCGACAGGAGCGAATATCCCATCCCGAAGCCACGCGCGCCGAAGGTTCGTGTCAGGCGCGCCTTGATGCCGGGGCGCACGGGAATCGAGTGCGTCAGGAAGAATGCGACGAAGACGGCGGCAAAGGCGGTCCAGCTCATGGGTCTTTCTCCGGTTTTGGCCGCAGGGGCGCAGGTAATTCAACACGATGACCGAAATGCCAAGCCCAAACCCCTAGCGCGCCGCCATCATCGCCAGCCGGATCAGCGCGCGTTCGACAAGGGCCATTTCCGGGGCGTGCTGCCCGGCGGAACGTAGTTGCAGGTCGGTCTCGGTCAGCAGGCTAAGCGCCTGTTCCAGTTTGGACGCCCCCCAGTTCTGGGCTTGCCGCAGCATCCGGTCGCGGCGCGGGCCGAAAACGGGCGGGCGCACACGACCCATGCCTTGGGCCGCACCGCCGGGATCGGAGGCGGCAGTGTAGAGCGTGCGAAAGTGGCGGGTCGCGGTGATACAAAGGCTCACGGGTTGCACCCCTTGGGCGCGCAGGCGTTTCATGACCGGGCCGATTTCACCCGAGCGGGCCTCGGCCACGATGTTGAGGATGTCATCAAGTTCAGCTTCGGTGGAACTGGGCGCGCAGGCGGCGATGTCCTCAGGCGTGAGCGGCCCCTCATCACCATATTTGTAGAGGCCCAGTTTTTCCATTGTCTGTCGGAAATCCCCCGGGTCGAGCTCTCGCGCAAGGGCGGTGAGGTCGCGCATCGCGTCATTGCCGATGTCGCGCAGGCCGGATTTGGCCAGTGTCGCCTCGATCTCGTCCCTTGAGGGGGGGTCGTCATAGATGGCGGCGGCATAGGCGTTGGGGTGGCCCTCGAAGAGTTTACGCAGTTTGGAAGTGGCCTTGAGTTGTCCGGCCGTCACGATGATCTGGGCATCGCCCTCCTGCCAGTCTTCCACGGCTGATATGATCGTGGGGGCCATGGCATCGGTGGCATCCTCGACGAAGGCCACGCGTGGACCGGGAAAGAAGCCTTGGGCCTTGATGGCATCCAAGAGCATCGCAGGGTCTTTGCGCAGATCGGCGGCGGGGATGCGAGTCAGGCGCATTTCCTCTTCGCCCTGCGGGCCGATGAGGGCGGCGATGACCTCTTGCCGTTTGAGGGCCACGCGCATCCCATCCGGGCCATAGATCAGAAGGCCCGTGCGGTGCGCCTCGGGCTTGGCGAAATAGCCCGGCGCGTCGCGCCCGGTCAGTTTCATTCCGGCAGACCCCCGGAGGCCGCGATAAGACGGGTGGTGACTTGATCAGCCAGAATGGTCATCAGCCGCTCCTTGGCGTCACGTTCGGCCGCTTGCCTTGCAACCGTCGTGCCCGAGGCGGAATAGGAGGTAAAGCTATCCACCTTGCCCGAGGTCAAAACCTCACCCGTTCCAAGGTCGCGCAGGGCATAGGTGACACGGCCCAGCAGGTTGACCCGGGTGGCAACGTTGCTGGCTGAGATGGCGGCGGATTGTTTGTCGAGCGTAATGGAACAGGCAAGCCCGAAACGCGCAGGGGCCGGGCGGCCCAACCGATCCTCAAGCGCGCGCGTCAGAAGATACCCCGCGCGGCTGTCGGGTTCATCAACTGCAATGGCGCCTTGCAGGTTTTGCGCCGCGCCCTTCGGGCCGTAGGCCGGCGCAAAGCCACAGCCCGCCACGAGGGTGGCGGTGCCAAGCAGGAAAAAGCGGCGGTTAAACGACGACATTGACGATCCGACCGGGGACAACGATGACCTTCTTGGGTTGGGCCCCATCCAACGCCTTGACCACAGCATCGGTGGCAAGCGCGATTTTTTCAACCTCTGACTTGTCCATATCTTTCGGCACTTCGATTTCAGCGCGGCGTTTGCCGTTGATCTGGATGGGCAGCGTAACGCTGTCTTCGACCAGCATGGCGGGGTCGGCCTTGGGCCACGGGGCGTTGACGATC comes from Roseovarius bejariae and encodes:
- a CDS encoding enoyl-CoA hydratase/isomerase family protein, whose translation is MINLEKDNGLWIVTINRPDKANSLTEEMLVELARIAEAAHEDARVFVLTGEGKVFSAGADLEAARAGLATSAVWERLSSAIAGFPGLSITALNGTVAGGAMGMVLACDLRIAAKGAKAFYPVMKLGFLPQPSDPGRLTRLVGPSRAKMILMGGQKVTDQEALSWGLFDRVVPAEELMPSVREIAEDTLGADAIHVATIKGMCRPAP
- a CDS encoding SDR family oxidoreductase: MKLTGKTVLITGASKGIGAATARVFAEAGANVALVARNGDAIAHLAGEIGQHAIAIPCDVSRFWEMQAAVEACLKAFAGLDVLIGNAGVIEPIAPLATSDPEGWGHAIDINLKGVYNGMRAAMPVMQEAGHGTIITISSGAAHNPLEGWSHYCASKAGAAMLTMCAHKEAAGQGLRVMGLSPGTVATDMQHQIKQSGINPVSQLDWSDHIPPEWPAKALLWMCGPDADDYLGEEISLRDEGIRKKVGLT
- a CDS encoding NnrU family protein, whose protein sequence is MSWTAFAAVFVAFFLTHSIPVRPGIKARLTRTFGARGFGMGYSLLSTAMLVLLIWAAGQAPYVELWPHMLWQRHSAHLGMLTVCLILALSIARPNPFSFGGAHNDRYDPERPGVTRFTRHPILLALAIWAGVHLLPNGDLAHVLLFGVLGSFAVAGHALIDRRKRREMGAEQWQALEAQRRAAPLLQAPASWTGFIGRLAFALGLFATLLWAHPYVIGVSAL
- the holA gene encoding DNA polymerase III subunit delta, translating into MKLTGRDAPGYFAKPEAHRTGLLIYGPDGMRVALKRQEVIAALIGPQGEEEMRLTRIPAADLRKDPAMLLDAIKAQGFFPGPRVAFVEDATDAMAPTIISAVEDWQEGDAQIIVTAGQLKATSKLRKLFEGHPNAYAAAIYDDPPSRDEIEATLAKSGLRDIGNDAMRDLTALARELDPGDFRQTMEKLGLYKYGDEGPLTPEDIAACAPSSTEAELDDILNIVAEARSGEIGPVMKRLRAQGVQPVSLCITATRHFRTLYTAASDPGGAAQGMGRVRPPVFGPRRDRMLRQAQNWGASKLEQALSLLTETDLQLRSAGQHAPEMALVERALIRLAMMAAR
- the lptE gene encoding LPS assembly lipoprotein LptE, translated to MSSFNRRFFLLGTATLVAGCGFAPAYGPKGAAQNLQGAIAVDEPDSRAGYLLTRALEDRLGRPAPARFGLACSITLDKQSAAISASNVATRVNLLGRVTYALRDLGTGEVLTSGKVDSFTSYSASGTTVARQAAERDAKERLMTILADQVTTRLIAASGGLPE